From the genome of Deinococcus sp. JMULE3, one region includes:
- the mreC gene encoding rod shape-determining protein MreC, with translation MKGWRLILAVFAGLLFLSMVLTRFQVAAPAALRAGVAPVTRLSVTAADNVRRAYVTLMQDRDQSAQVKALQKENDLLKQRNELLSREVGRLKQVLVITTTQAPNALAIAQVIGVDPSPLQARLDLNRGARDGVRVHMPVTVPAGLVGQVVSVAPGQSTVLALVDPESAVGVTLQGNRGGRGVAHGSPPDRLEAKFSRGVPIRVGDLLVTNSQGGVFPVGIPVGRVEEVLPMGPNDISRTVIVKPAVDVGVVEDVTILEGL, from the coding sequence GTGAAGGGCTGGCGGTTGATTCTGGCGGTGTTCGCGGGTCTGCTGTTTCTCAGCATGGTCCTGACGCGGTTTCAGGTGGCGGCCCCGGCGGCGCTGCGGGCGGGCGTGGCGCCCGTGACGCGGCTGTCGGTCACGGCGGCGGATAACGTGCGCCGCGCGTATGTGACGCTCATGCAGGACCGGGATCAGTCGGCGCAGGTGAAGGCGCTGCAGAAGGAGAACGACCTTCTGAAGCAGCGCAACGAGCTGCTGTCGCGTGAGGTGGGGCGACTGAAGCAGGTGCTGGTCATCACGACGACGCAGGCGCCGAACGCGCTGGCGATCGCGCAGGTGATCGGCGTGGATCCCAGCCCCCTGCAGGCGCGGCTGGACCTGAACCGTGGCGCGCGGGACGGCGTGCGGGTGCACATGCCCGTGACGGTCCCGGCGGGGCTGGTGGGTCAGGTGGTGAGTGTCGCGCCGGGGCAGTCCACGGTGCTGGCGCTCGTGGACCCGGAGAGTGCCGTGGGCGTGACGCTGCAGGGCAACCGGGGCGGGCGTGGCGTGGCGCACGGGTCACCGCCGGACCGGTTGGAGGCGAAGTTCTCGCGGGGCGTGCCGATCAGGGTCGGGGACCTGCTCGTGACGAACAGTCAGGGTGGCGTGTTCCCGGTGGGCATCCCGGTGGGGCGCGTGGAGGAGGTGCTGCCGATGGGACCGAATGACATCAGCCGCACGGTGATCGTGAAGCCTGCCGTGGATGTGGGCGTGGTGGAAGACGTGACGATCCTGGAGGGCCTGTGA
- a CDS encoding Maf family nucleotide pyrophosphatase yields MVLASGSPRRRELLTGLGVPFTVQVSGEPEDSREADPARLAAELALLKGRAVARTAQGSVVIAADTVVAAGAELLGKPESAQENEVFLRRLSGRTHEVYTGVAVLSGGSEVVEVARTAVTFRALLPEEIAFYAASGEGLDKAGGYGIQGLGMALVERLEGEYSNVVGFPLSVVTRLLRGAGVPVWGTLGAGAE; encoded by the coding sequence GTGGTGCTCGCGTCGGGCAGTCCGCGTCGGCGGGAACTACTGACCGGGCTGGGCGTGCCGTTCACCGTGCAGGTCAGTGGCGAGCCGGAGGACAGCCGTGAGGCGGACCCGGCGCGGCTGGCGGCGGAACTGGCGCTCCTGAAGGGCCGCGCGGTGGCGCGCACGGCGCAGGGGTCTGTGGTGATCGCGGCGGATACCGTGGTCGCGGCGGGCGCGGAGTTGCTGGGTAAGCCGGAGTCCGCGCAGGAGAACGAGGTGTTCCTGCGTCGCCTGTCGGGCCGCACGCACGAGGTGTATACGGGCGTCGCGGTGCTGTCGGGCGGGTCGGAGGTGGTGGAGGTGGCGCGCACGGCGGTCACGTTCCGCGCCCTGCTGCCTGAGGAGATCGCGTTCTACGCGGCGTCCGGCGAGGGGCTGGACAAGGCGGGCGGGTACGGCATCCAGGGGCTGGGCATGGCGCTCGTGGAGCGGCTGGAGGGTGAGTACTCGAACGTGGTGGGCTTCCCGCTGAGTGTCGTGACGCGCCTGCTGCGCGGGGCGGGGGTGCCCGTGTGGGGCACGCTGGGGGCCGGGGCCGAGTGA
- a CDS encoding polymorphic toxin-type HINT domain-containing protein, protein MRIPSSSSPPRQPRWVGATLATLFLTTTHLPGVVALAAPQLFTRPGSGVSNIPTELAAFAAPQFGDIADAVNAATGNVYFDLGSINRNNVSKPGDDTVSTTGGFRVNGLMRLSGFSPTMNPATIPQEWSVAQGDGSFDLYRRASSAEIDAAPTWINERYASIRGGVAFYIRKTQTGLQTDEQWLVTFQLANSRLISHLYDRAGNRTTFYNDGEYPDYTQTLHQQYRTAKYRNDAEGIDPTAPKTEFTYTAPGNGHLSKVKDEWGRVTTYEWNDALNRLDAVNMLVQDEANPIGSWKRRIEYAYEQRGGQYYVTYMVHRTYDATGNLIGRWFDLNYTEQNGQVLLYQMGRPRAVDQSDTSQLGMVYTTYTYDGSNRVSTVKTPGEADISFTYGTSTTAGALGQQVVRTQGDKKLTLEYTPEGWLRYQRERDYNSVIPSDRTLSTTYWYDAAGRIRAINLPSGAQIQNVYDNHGNKTRETVYVKAVNWASTPPAGYERTTQYEYNRDNQVTNTIQEARSGTVVHGVDSTQTATFSYGAVTRPVTRANYSVYSYNQKFAAPSSATENVNVDGVNTSATINTVDEYGRLTRTQSVAAGTPTVNTDYEYHSGTAQIWQPTVTGDIDWSRPRGVRNFGDQVHLTWTYQDGQARDSGKRTQTYYDEFGNPAWVNLEKWTGGKWTAGTAVQRDLQQFAAYNGFGQQEWAYSRTLVNGSTDAKEESKSLTKFFTSGEPKFSFTGNPGNLTTFAYNATGQLIELKMGAGANGAITTPRRTTAYTYDGYGRKASETTSGNSTTFEYDTRDNLARQVNPDSSTIVMQYNSLTGALAHEQVSRAGEPLRYTKHTLDALGREIRTTSNTSVGDKIVDTLYDAYDRPIRVTNQALTMNADPKDRSTYLRYDTLGRLVKKLDPALITNGSPYTDARRPYTEYGYDWRGRQTTVTSLLYGGTVTPDTMTFPQGAALAGETTEYDLFDRPVKVTDAAGYTTSMTYDRAGNVTTLTKQVWRGDETDYTVAAPGFTSTTTRMAYTAAQKPTQMVDARGNSIYTDYDINGNVTLSTDARGIVTKAFTYTSDNLLERVWEPDNNAGTTAKYGEVSLGSLSSTHQVTEYNQYGVDGSLKPVTTWRAHMNTQAGPNSGARTDYVYDYAGRVTSTTLPADAQGATATITQDYDSLGNVTKTVDANGFPTVNTYNEDGKLASTHQQARAGNATDSGAGLSNGLRSTYRYDLNGNLTYKNERNLITEYRYNSLGKVVHESRPRVGDATATNWKLTTYRLDGLPTVKTSYTYAGNLTSQPQTVVPGDSSLAVTAGNATITEYNARGDVWAEWSLAAGRTPESQFWQYVNGAGQRYRRVFLGNMGIYAEQKANEVTPLGHANSLTFWRFDELGNLLEKWDTPMNNSTWTASNLADRQNWFRYTYSASGKQLTEARKIEVRQKSVRPTNELNKYGGYNGIYLAASISNSSSSYNERDQISAVSIADRSPILSNDRIPMQDSIDSAPVINQSYTYYLDGKLRNENGKVFEMYDQRGRQLKVLDPNGAASSAECQPQTVNGTTKPSDNVVCRPGYIEYYYDAEKIITNIYHLKSDGTASDTSRNTVYTSVGGNVAKRVKSKVRAATLYFLDSTHVYKYDSLTGLIISSSGDNSSQINTYNQYGQIDSTTTKSDNKYTKIFYSYDGDGYMKSSGFPLSSTYRIDSRGNRLSELSDGITTWQKRYNADNKVHQFNSNEYYSPAVNSMHSARLNDFRYSPNGGLAITSTAQIIEGSQLISASDDPIFSVIRDWSNSFSSNDSITAIYRKAGDFRRWCEEDDSGQVLHCDIIASTYKTNAYQYKDALYSEIDGTHDTISWNGTTPFSIVRIIDTFDAPIKPLSGILKIDPLNITNQKLPKLIDPSKVKPGLDSQDQSETVKPVQTGASQGAKQTVQISDGQARAQATKASDSGAVMVQEVPADFDDGQGFEQPIYAVQPQVASVADYISQAGGDVLRGLQAYNKARQAEIDAELGRQKKLAQDQKEMLSNEIDKTFFRSSSGYDVTEKLRRGLQNSLEFAEKTMNPTEQLAYYAGLSLMLGQDNISNNKGLRIVGHDTSDALSAMGNAVEQLGSRQAKPVKESLLATVTAAYAMDAYKKELGSFAFTVLTLPADVAAFMKTAKTVGPALARLAKMSPRAVFDITKMGKTAGEIGISGLRRLADGCDLVPNSFSPNTLVRTLSGLVAISALTIGTPVLAFNEQTGQNGYYPITHVITHGTKDQGVTYLTLTDPDNKNKLEFIETTPEHPFFVAQPADAQPRPAPEGHGDLSRNWVGAGHLKIGDKIKQADGTTGLVANVTTVEQTREMFNLTVSEAHTYYVGQDGWLVHNCDDHIVLGLDKWGLGHTANAVGGRTLMSDPNWRATLIEAIADPKTKFTVSIDGMTGKDTYAKIMGAVQRAASGSNEASLTDWEMKLLYEAGRLGEVQFTKLGGRTTLENPFK, encoded by the coding sequence ATGCGAATACCCTCATCATCCAGTCCGCCGCGCCAACCCCGCTGGGTTGGCGCGACCCTCGCCACCCTCTTCCTCACCACCACCCACCTCCCCGGCGTGGTTGCTCTGGCCGCCCCGCAACTCTTCACCCGGCCCGGCAGCGGCGTCAGCAACATCCCCACCGAACTCGCCGCCTTCGCCGCCCCCCAGTTCGGCGACATCGCCGACGCCGTCAACGCCGCCACCGGCAACGTCTACTTCGACCTCGGGTCAATCAACCGCAACAACGTCAGCAAACCCGGCGACGACACCGTCAGCACTACCGGTGGGTTCCGGGTCAACGGCCTGATGCGCCTCTCCGGCTTCAGCCCCACCATGAACCCCGCCACCATTCCCCAGGAATGGTCCGTCGCGCAGGGTGACGGTAGCTTCGACCTCTACCGCCGCGCCAGCAGCGCCGAGATCGACGCCGCCCCCACCTGGATCAACGAACGCTACGCCAGCATCCGGGGCGGCGTTGCGTTCTACATCCGCAAGACCCAGACCGGCCTGCAGACCGACGAACAGTGGCTCGTGACCTTCCAACTGGCTAACAGCCGACTCATCTCGCACCTGTACGACCGCGCCGGGAACCGCACCACCTTCTACAACGACGGCGAGTACCCCGATTACACGCAGACGCTGCACCAGCAGTACCGCACCGCGAAGTACCGGAACGATGCCGAAGGCATCGATCCGACCGCACCCAAAACGGAGTTCACCTACACGGCGCCCGGCAACGGGCACCTGAGCAAAGTCAAGGACGAGTGGGGCCGCGTCACCACCTACGAGTGGAATGACGCCCTGAACCGCCTCGACGCGGTGAACATGCTCGTGCAGGACGAAGCGAATCCGATCGGGTCGTGGAAACGGCGCATCGAGTACGCGTACGAGCAGCGCGGCGGGCAGTACTACGTGACGTACATGGTGCACCGCACGTACGACGCGACCGGCAACCTGATCGGGCGGTGGTTCGACCTGAACTACACCGAACAGAACGGTCAGGTGCTGCTGTATCAGATGGGCCGCCCCCGCGCGGTGGACCAGTCGGACACGTCGCAACTGGGCATGGTGTACACGACGTACACGTACGACGGCAGCAACCGCGTCAGTACCGTCAAGACCCCCGGTGAAGCGGACATCAGCTTCACGTACGGCACCAGCACGACAGCGGGAGCACTGGGTCAACAGGTGGTGCGGACGCAGGGTGATAAGAAACTGACCCTCGAGTACACGCCGGAAGGCTGGCTGCGGTACCAGCGGGAGCGGGATTATAACTCTGTCATTCCCTCTGACCGGACGCTCTCGACCACGTACTGGTACGACGCGGCAGGGCGAATTCGTGCCATCAACCTGCCGAGTGGCGCGCAGATCCAGAACGTGTACGACAATCACGGGAACAAGACGCGCGAAACGGTCTACGTCAAGGCCGTGAACTGGGCGTCCACACCACCTGCAGGTTACGAACGCACGACCCAGTACGAGTACAACCGTGACAATCAGGTCACCAACACCATTCAGGAGGCCCGGTCCGGAACGGTCGTCCACGGCGTCGATTCCACTCAGACTGCCACATTTAGCTACGGCGCAGTCACGCGCCCCGTGACGCGCGCGAACTACAGCGTCTATTCCTACAACCAGAAATTCGCCGCGCCGTCCAGCGCGACGGAAAACGTCAACGTGGATGGCGTCAATACCAGTGCGACCATCAACACCGTCGACGAGTACGGTCGCCTGACCCGTACACAATCGGTTGCGGCCGGGACCCCGACCGTCAACACCGACTACGAGTACCACAGCGGGACCGCGCAGATCTGGCAACCCACCGTGACCGGCGACATCGACTGGAGCCGCCCGCGGGGCGTACGGAACTTCGGGGATCAGGTGCACCTGACCTGGACGTACCAGGACGGGCAGGCCCGTGATTCTGGCAAGCGCACCCAGACGTACTACGACGAGTTCGGCAATCCAGCCTGGGTAAACCTGGAGAAATGGACCGGCGGGAAATGGACGGCCGGGACGGCCGTCCAGCGTGACCTGCAGCAGTTCGCGGCGTACAACGGCTTCGGACAGCAGGAATGGGCCTACAGCCGCACGTTGGTGAACGGCAGCACGGACGCGAAAGAAGAGAGCAAGTCACTGACGAAGTTCTTCACGTCCGGGGAACCGAAGTTCAGCTTCACCGGCAACCCCGGCAACCTGACGACATTCGCGTACAACGCCACGGGCCAGCTGATCGAACTCAAGATGGGTGCCGGTGCCAACGGGGCGATCACCACGCCGCGGCGCACCACCGCGTATACGTATGACGGGTACGGCCGGAAAGCCAGTGAGACGACCAGCGGGAACAGCACGACCTTTGAGTACGACACGCGCGACAACCTGGCCAGGCAGGTCAACCCGGACAGCAGCACGATTGTCATGCAGTACAACTCCCTGACTGGCGCGCTTGCCCATGAGCAGGTCAGCCGCGCTGGAGAACCACTCCGATACACCAAGCACACCCTGGACGCCCTGGGTCGTGAAATCCGCACCACGAGCAACACGTCTGTTGGCGATAAGATCGTCGATACGCTGTACGACGCGTACGACCGACCGATCCGGGTGACGAATCAGGCGCTGACGATGAACGCGGACCCGAAAGACCGCAGCACATACCTGCGGTACGACACGCTGGGCCGCCTGGTGAAGAAACTCGACCCGGCGCTGATCACGAACGGCAGTCCGTATACGGACGCGCGGCGTCCGTATACGGAGTACGGGTACGACTGGCGCGGTCGCCAGACGACCGTCACCAGTCTGCTGTATGGCGGGACGGTCACGCCGGACACCATGACGTTCCCGCAGGGCGCCGCACTGGCGGGCGAAACCACCGAGTACGACCTCTTCGACCGGCCCGTCAAGGTGACGGACGCAGCCGGGTACACGACCAGCATGACGTACGACCGCGCGGGGAACGTCACGACCCTGACCAAACAGGTGTGGAGAGGCGACGAAACCGACTACACGGTCGCCGCCCCCGGCTTTACCAGCACCACCACCCGCATGGCCTACACCGCCGCGCAGAAACCCACGCAGATGGTCGATGCGCGGGGGAACAGCATCTACACGGACTACGACATCAACGGAAACGTGACGCTGAGCACCGACGCGCGCGGGATCGTCACCAAGGCGTTCACGTACACGTCGGACAACCTGCTCGAGCGCGTATGGGAGCCGGACAACAACGCAGGCACCACCGCGAAGTACGGCGAGGTGTCGCTGGGCAGCCTGAGCAGCACCCATCAGGTGACCGAATACAACCAGTACGGCGTGGACGGCAGCCTGAAGCCCGTCACGACGTGGCGGGCGCACATGAACACCCAGGCCGGGCCGAACAGTGGCGCGCGCACGGATTACGTCTACGACTACGCGGGGCGCGTGACGAGCACGACCCTGCCCGCGGACGCGCAGGGCGCGACCGCGACCATCACGCAGGACTACGACAGCCTCGGGAACGTCACGAAGACCGTGGACGCCAACGGCTTCCCGACCGTGAACACGTACAACGAGGACGGCAAACTGGCGAGCACGCACCAGCAGGCCCGGGCCGGGAACGCGACGGACAGCGGGGCCGGACTGAGTAACGGCCTGCGGAGCACCTACCGGTACGACCTGAACGGGAACCTGACGTACAAGAACGAACGGAACCTGATCACCGAGTACCGCTACAACTCGCTGGGTAAGGTCGTGCACGAGAGTCGCCCACGGGTGGGCGACGCGACCGCCACGAACTGGAAACTGACGACGTACCGCTTGGACGGGCTACCGACCGTGAAGACGTCGTACACGTACGCGGGGAACCTGACGAGCCAGCCGCAGACCGTGGTACCCGGGGACTCCAGCCTGGCGGTAACGGCGGGGAACGCGACGATCACGGAGTACAACGCCCGTGGGGACGTGTGGGCGGAATGGTCGCTCGCGGCGGGCCGCACGCCGGAATCGCAGTTCTGGCAGTACGTGAACGGCGCGGGGCAACGCTACCGGCGGGTGTTCCTGGGCAACATGGGCATCTACGCGGAGCAGAAAGCGAATGAGGTGACGCCGCTGGGGCACGCGAACAGCCTGACGTTCTGGCGGTTCGACGAGTTGGGGAACCTGCTGGAGAAGTGGGACACCCCCATGAACAACAGCACCTGGACGGCGTCGAATCTCGCGGACAGGCAGAACTGGTTCCGGTACACGTACAGCGCCAGCGGGAAGCAACTGACGGAGGCACGGAAGATTGAAGTCCGGCAAAAATCAGTGCGTCCAACCAATGAACTAAACAAGTACGGTGGATACAACGGCATTTACCTGGCAGCCAGTATATCAAATTCGTCATCAAGTTACAATGAGAGAGATCAGATATCCGCAGTCTCTATCGCCGACAGGTCACCTATTCTATCCAATGATCGCATACCAATGCAGGATTCAATAGACTCCGCACCCGTCATAAATCAGTCCTATACTTATTATTTAGATGGAAAATTACGCAATGAAAATGGAAAGGTCTTTGAGATGTATGATCAAAGGGGTCGGCAATTAAAAGTACTCGACCCCAATGGCGCCGCCTCATCGGCAGAATGTCAGCCACAGACCGTCAATGGAACCACAAAGCCATCAGATAATGTCGTTTGTCGTCCGGGATACATAGAATATTATTACGATGCAGAGAAGATTATTACCAACATATATCACCTGAAGTCAGATGGCACGGCATCTGATACATCAAGAAACACCGTCTATACCTCTGTAGGCGGAAACGTAGCCAAAAGAGTTAAGAGTAAAGTTCGTGCCGCTACGTTGTATTTTCTAGATTCAACTCACGTTTACAAGTATGACAGCTTGACAGGACTGATAATATCTTCATCAGGTGACAATTCATCTCAGATCAATACATATAATCAGTACGGACAGATAGATTCGACAACTACCAAGAGTGATAATAAATATACGAAAATATTTTACTCATATGATGGAGATGGATACATGAAGAGCAGTGGATTTCCATTATCCTCCACGTATCGGATAGATTCCCGAGGCAATAGGTTATCAGAACTTAGTGACGGCATCACCACGTGGCAAAAAAGGTATAATGCCGATAATAAAGTTCACCAGTTCAACTCAAATGAGTATTATTCGCCAGCAGTAAATTCTATGCATTCCGCGAGGTTAAATGATTTCCGCTACAGCCCTAACGGTGGTCTTGCTATTACTAGCACTGCTCAGATAATTGAAGGCAGTCAATTAATTTCAGCCTCCGATGATCCTATATTCTCCGTCATTCGGGATTGGTCAAATAGCTTCTCAAGCAATGATTCAATCACTGCTATATACAGGAAGGCTGGAGATTTCAGAAGATGGTGCGAGGAAGATGACAGCGGACAAGTGCTGCATTGCGATATAATCGCATCGACCTATAAAACGAATGCATATCAGTATAAAGATGCCCTATACTCCGAGATCGACGGTACGCACGACACGATTTCATGGAACGGAACGACACCTTTTTCAATTGTGCGAATTATAGATACATTCGATGCGCCTATTAAGCCATTGAGTGGCATACTGAAAATCGATCCGTTGAACATCACGAATCAGAAATTACCGAAACTCATTGATCCGAGCAAAGTGAAACCCGGACTTGATTCGCAGGACCAATCGGAAACCGTAAAACCCGTTCAGACAGGCGCGAGCCAGGGCGCAAAGCAAACCGTGCAAATTTCTGACGGGCAAGCCAGAGCGCAAGCCACCAAAGCGTCGGACAGTGGGGCAGTTATGGTGCAGGAAGTCCCCGCAGATTTCGATGACGGGCAGGGATTTGAACAACCCATCTATGCAGTACAGCCACAGGTTGCCTCTGTTGCTGATTATATCAGTCAAGCAGGAGGAGACGTACTGAGAGGCCTGCAAGCCTACAACAAGGCTCGACAGGCGGAAATCGATGCAGAACTTGGCCGTCAAAAGAAATTGGCTCAAGATCAAAAGGAAATGCTTTCCAACGAAATCGATAAAACTTTTTTCCGATCTTCATCGGGATATGATGTCACTGAAAAATTAAGACGCGGCCTACAGAATTCACTTGAATTTGCTGAAAAGACTATGAATCCTACGGAGCAACTTGCCTATTATGCTGGCCTGTCGTTAATGCTTGGGCAGGATAATATAAGTAATAATAAGGGGCTAAGAATTGTCGGACACGACACATCTGATGCATTGAGCGCAATGGGAAATGCGGTCGAGCAATTGGGTAGCAGGCAAGCAAAGCCGGTAAAAGAAAGTCTTCTGGCCACTGTAACAGCCGCGTATGCGATGGACGCTTACAAGAAAGAACTCGGGTCTTTCGCATTCACAGTGCTTACGTTGCCGGCTGATGTCGCCGCATTCATGAAGACAGCGAAGACAGTTGGTCCCGCACTTGCTAGGCTGGCTAAAATGAGTCCCCGTGCTGTATTCGATATCACGAAGATGGGGAAGACAGCCGGGGAAATTGGCATCAGTGGTCTGAGGCGATTGGCGGACGGCTGTGATTTGGTACCAAACTCCTTCTCCCCGAACACCCTGGTTCGCACCCTCTCCGGCCTCGTTGCCATATCCGCGTTGACCATCGGCACGCCGGTGCTGGCGTTCAATGAGCAGACGGGCCAGAATGGGTACTACCCGATCACGCACGTCATCACGCACGGCACGAAGGATCAGGGCGTCACGTACCTGACGCTGACCGACCCGGACAACAAGAACAAGCTGGAATTCATTGAAACGACGCCGGAGCATCCCTTCTTCGTCGCGCAGCCCGCCGATGCCCAGCCCAGGCCCGCGCCGGAAGGCCACGGCGACCTGAGCCGGAACTGGGTGGGCGCAGGGCACCTGAAGATCGGGGATAAGATCAAGCAGGCCGACGGCACCACCGGTCTGGTCGCCAACGTCACCACCGTTGAGCAGACGCGCGAGATGTTCAACCTCACCGTCAGCGAAGCCCACACCTACTACGTCGGGCAGGACGGGTGGTTGGTGCATAACTGCGATGATCACATCGTTTTGGGATTAGACAAATGGGGGCTCGGACATACAGCCAACGCTGTCGGTGGAAGAACCCTTATGAGTGATCCAAATTGGCGTGCAACTCTCATAGAGGCAATCGCCGACCCTAAAACTAAGTTCACCGTATCGATTGATGGTATGACTGGTAAGGATACATACGCTAAAATTATGGGAGCGGTTCAGCGCGCAGCTTCAGGATCCAACGAGGCCTCATTGACTGATTGGGAAATGAAGTTGCTCTATGAAGCAGGAAGACTTGGAGAAGTTCAGTTCACTAAACTGGGCGGACGCACGACTCTTGAGAATCCATTCAAGTGA
- the mreD gene encoding rod shape-determining protein MreD: MIRPVTGRGSVRWARLVVYLLLLILVQGLLARLADAVGVPAPDLFLLTAVGLAARRSPVAALLGAYALGFMQDVLGGGMLGLHAAGLAGAALLVVWARRYLADAGLVQSLLGVLLGVAGQWLVFLFLTYWLREPLVTPQVLAVTPPLVFVGTFLIAPLWERLVAWAFGPRVTVEEQLA; the protein is encoded by the coding sequence ATGATCCGTCCGGTGACGGGGCGCGGCTCGGTGCGCTGGGCGCGGCTGGTCGTGTACCTGCTGCTGCTGATTCTTGTTCAGGGGCTGCTGGCGCGGCTGGCGGACGCGGTGGGGGTGCCCGCCCCGGACCTGTTCCTGCTGACGGCGGTGGGTCTGGCGGCGCGGCGGTCCCCGGTGGCGGCGCTGCTGGGCGCGTACGCGCTGGGCTTCATGCAGGATGTGCTGGGCGGCGGGATGCTGGGCCTGCACGCGGCGGGACTGGCGGGCGCGGCGCTGCTGGTGGTGTGGGCGCGGCGGTACCTCGCGGACGCGGGGCTGGTGCAGTCGCTGCTGGGCGTGCTGCTGGGCGTGGCGGGGCAGTGGCTGGTGTTCCTGTTCCTGACGTACTGGCTGCGTGAGCCGTTGGTGACGCCGCAGGTGCTGGCGGTCACGCCGCCGCTGGTGTTCGTGGGGACGTTCCTGATCGCGCCGCTGTGGGAGCGGCTGGTCGCGTGGGCGTTCGGGCCGCGCGTGACGGTCGAGGAGCAGCTCGCGTGA
- the deoC gene encoding deoxyribose-phosphate aldolase: protein MKLSSFIDHTLLKPTATRADIVKLCAEAREHSFFAVCLNPVFIPLAKAELAGSGVLVATVCGFPLGAVSSEQKAVEARLSVEAGADEVDMVIHIGAALDNDWDAVEADVRAVRRAIPDAVLKVIIETCFLTDEQKREATAAVVRAGADFVKTSTGFGTGGATLEDVRLMADVIAGLGAQDRVQIKAAGGVRTPDDARAMIEAGASRLGTSGGVALVAGERMGEGY, encoded by the coding sequence GTGAAGCTGTCCTCGTTCATTGACCATACCCTCCTGAAGCCCACCGCCACCCGCGCGGACATCGTGAAATTGTGCGCCGAGGCGCGTGAACATTCGTTCTTCGCGGTGTGTCTGAATCCGGTGTTCATTCCGCTGGCGAAGGCGGAGTTGGCGGGGTCGGGTGTGTTGGTGGCGACCGTGTGTGGGTTCCCGCTGGGTGCGGTCAGCAGTGAGCAGAAGGCCGTGGAGGCGCGTCTGAGTGTGGAGGCGGGTGCGGACGAGGTGGACATGGTGATTCACATCGGCGCGGCGCTGGACAATGACTGGGACGCGGTGGAGGCGGATGTGCGTGCGGTGCGCCGTGCGATTCCGGACGCGGTGTTGAAGGTGATTATCGAGACGTGCTTCCTGACCGATGAGCAGAAGCGGGAGGCGACGGCGGCGGTGGTGCGGGCCGGGGCGGATTTCGTGAAGACGAGTACGGGCTTCGGCACGGGCGGCGCGACGCTGGAGGACGTGCGCCTGATGGCGGACGTGATCGCGGGTCTGGGCGCGCAGGATCGCGTGCAGATCAAGGCGGCGGGTGGCGTGCGCACGCCGGATGACGCGCGGGCCATGATCGAGGCCGGAGCGTCGCGCCTGGGCACGTCGGGTGGCGTGGCGCTGGTGGCGGGCGAGCGGATGGGCGAGGGGTACTGA